The following are encoded in a window of Pseudomonas sp. JQ170C genomic DNA:
- a CDS encoding FAD-binding oxidoreductase has protein sequence MLDTIPAVKGFARFQVTRKVRESASITSFVLEPAADDGRVAFRPGQFIVVRIPQAEGPQVLRAYSLSSDPGDPSQLRISVKHELPPAHLPDLPAGVGSSFLHQSVEVGEQLEIAGPSGTFVLDESSERPVLLFSGGVGLTPMVSMLHRLACTTRPVYFIHACENGAVHALREEVLALAARRAGIVVHFCYRTPTDDDVRRADHHSSGLVSRETLQAMLPLDDYDAYLCGPRPFMQANWRLLRGLGIDSARIRYEFFGPATILDEDEAPAAPPVAAPVPAVGGDLSVRFEPSGLSVAWDSAYPSLLDCAEQAGLAPPFSCRAGLCNSCLTPLLSGSVEYSEAPLITPEPGQVLLCCARPTSPVVLALNN, from the coding sequence ATGCTTGACACCATTCCCGCCGTGAAGGGCTTCGCGCGCTTCCAGGTGACCAGGAAGGTGCGAGAAAGCGCGTCGATCACCTCGTTCGTGCTCGAACCTGCCGCAGACGATGGCCGTGTGGCGTTTCGCCCGGGCCAGTTCATCGTGGTTCGCATACCCCAGGCCGAGGGCCCGCAGGTGCTGCGTGCCTATAGCCTGTCGAGCGACCCGGGCGACCCCTCGCAACTGCGTATCTCGGTGAAGCACGAGTTGCCGCCGGCGCATTTGCCCGACCTGCCGGCCGGTGTGGGCTCGAGCTTCTTGCATCAATCGGTGGAGGTGGGCGAGCAGCTGGAAATCGCCGGCCCGTCGGGCACCTTCGTGCTGGACGAAAGCAGCGAACGGCCGGTGCTGCTGTTCAGCGGCGGGGTGGGCCTGACCCCCATGGTGAGCATGCTGCATCGGCTGGCCTGTACCACGCGGCCGGTGTACTTCATCCATGCCTGCGAGAACGGCGCCGTGCATGCCCTGCGTGAAGAGGTGCTGGCGTTGGCCGCCCGGCGCGCCGGGATCGTGGTGCACTTCTGCTACCGGACGCCGACCGATGACGACGTGCGCCGTGCTGACCACCACAGCAGCGGGCTGGTCAGTCGGGAAACGCTGCAGGCGATGCTGCCCCTCGACGACTACGACGCCTACCTGTGCGGGCCCCGTCCGTTCATGCAGGCGAACTGGCGGCTGCTGCGCGGCCTGGGGATCGACAGCGCACGCATTCGCTACGAGTTCTTCGGCCCGGCGACGATCCTCGATGAAGACGAAGCCCCGGCTGCGCCCCCTGTGGCGGCCCCGGTGCCTGCGGTCGGCGGTGACCTTAGCGTGCGCTTCGAGCCCTCGGGGTTGTCCGTGGCCTGGGATAGCGCCTATCCCTCGCTGCTCGACTGTGCCGAGCAGGCCGGGCTCGCGCCGCCCTTCAGTTGTCGCGCCGGGCTGTGCAACAGCTGCCTGACGCCACTGCTCAGCGGCAGCGTCGAGTACAGCGAGGCGCCGCTGATCACCCCCGAACCTGGCCAGGTGTTGTTGTGTTGTGCGCGGCCGACCTCCCCGGTGGTGTTGGCGCTGAACAATTGA
- a CDS encoding aromatic ring-hydroxylating dioxygenase subunit alpha, protein MFLRNAWYAAAWDTEVKQALHATTLLGESIVLYRKTDGAVVALEDACPHRKLPLSMGRLLGDVVECGYHGLTFDGAGACVKAACVSRIPLAAKVRSYPVEERYGLVWLWMGDAALADPAKLLEIAEWDDPNWGVNRGDSMTIDCNYLYMTDNLLDPSHVAWVHQSSFGTSACESQPLQTVEQGDGVVVSRWLYDIEVAPFYQQHLKFEGRCDRLQYYEVRFPAHAIIKGVHTPAGHGGDDAPVHEQAFLMDSYNFMTPVDENRTRYYWFQLRNFDADSESVSRQFAVDVRKAFEEDRVILAAVHAGMKNRQSANIDLAIDSGPLRFRRAMERLIREEQAGAGNLIATREVQAHA, encoded by the coding sequence ATGTTCTTGAGAAACGCCTGGTACGCCGCCGCCTGGGATACCGAAGTGAAGCAGGCCCTGCATGCGACCACCCTCCTTGGCGAGTCCATCGTGCTGTATCGCAAGACCGATGGCGCCGTGGTTGCCCTGGAGGATGCGTGCCCGCACCGCAAATTGCCGCTGTCGATGGGGCGCCTGCTGGGTGACGTGGTCGAGTGCGGCTACCACGGGCTGACGTTCGACGGCGCCGGCGCCTGCGTGAAGGCCGCGTGCGTGTCGCGCATTCCCCTGGCGGCGAAGGTCCGCAGCTACCCGGTAGAGGAGCGCTACGGCCTGGTCTGGCTGTGGATGGGCGATGCGGCGCTGGCCGACCCTGCCAAGCTGCTTGAGATTGCCGAGTGGGATGACCCGAACTGGGGCGTGAACCGTGGCGACTCGATGACCATCGACTGTAACTACCTGTACATGACCGACAACCTGCTCGACCCCTCCCACGTCGCCTGGGTGCACCAGAGCTCCTTCGGTACCTCGGCCTGCGAATCCCAGCCGTTGCAGACCGTGGAGCAGGGCGATGGCGTGGTGGTGTCACGGTGGCTGTACGACATCGAGGTTGCGCCTTTCTATCAGCAGCACCTGAAGTTCGAGGGGCGTTGCGATCGCCTGCAGTACTACGAGGTACGGTTCCCGGCGCACGCCATCATCAAGGGGGTCCATACCCCGGCCGGCCATGGTGGCGACGATGCCCCGGTGCACGAACAAGCGTTCCTGATGGACTCCTACAACTTCATGACACCGGTCGACGAAAACCGCACCCGTTACTACTGGTTCCAGTTGCGCAACTTCGATGCCGACAGCGAGAGCGTCTCGCGCCAGTTCGCCGTCGATGTGCGCAAGGCCTTCGAGGAGGACCGGGTGATCCTCGCCGCCGTGCACGCCGGCATGAAAAACCGCCAGAGCGCCAACATCGACCTGGCCATCGACTCCGGCCCGCTGCGTTTTCGCCGGGCCATGGAGCGCCTGATACGCGAAGAACAGGCAGGCGCCGGCAACCTGATCGCAACCCGCGAGGTCCAGGCTCATGCTTGA
- a CDS encoding LysR substrate-binding domain-containing protein: protein MSHLPPLRALEVFEAVGLCGGITQAAKRLGISAGAVSQQMKLLEEAVGLSLTAKEGQRLRLNAAGQRFHEGCSQAFERLRAAYAELERSKNANNLYISALPSLLSKWLAPRVADWQLEHPQLSVYLDGTHTEPSEAQANGVDFRLSYGEGMHDDQHTIELFRDCVVPACSPALLAGTVEPRELLAHPLITIDWRPKFDSPPSWEQWFADAGVGEVTIRNYRIYSLSSMAIQAAIEEQGIVLAQYSMIRRDLDSGRLVIPCLRALPMPAAYYLTWNQNSFHRSQCRTFQRWLINQGRDQQDVTDQLLKRNQ from the coding sequence ATGAGCCACCTGCCCCCGTTACGCGCACTGGAAGTTTTTGAAGCCGTGGGTTTGTGCGGCGGTATCACCCAGGCAGCAAAGCGCCTGGGCATTTCCGCCGGCGCAGTCAGCCAGCAAATGAAGCTTCTGGAAGAGGCCGTGGGCCTTAGCCTGACCGCCAAGGAAGGCCAGCGCCTGCGCCTGAACGCGGCCGGCCAGCGCTTTCATGAAGGGTGCAGCCAGGCCTTCGAGCGCCTGCGCGCGGCCTATGCGGAGCTGGAACGCTCCAAGAATGCGAACAACCTCTACATCAGCGCCCTGCCCTCACTGCTGTCCAAGTGGCTGGCGCCCCGGGTGGCCGACTGGCAGCTGGAGCATCCACAACTGAGCGTCTACCTCGACGGCACCCACACCGAACCTTCGGAGGCGCAGGCCAACGGCGTGGATTTTCGTCTCAGTTACGGAGAAGGCATGCACGATGACCAGCACACCATCGAGCTGTTTCGCGATTGCGTGGTGCCCGCCTGCAGCCCGGCGCTACTGGCGGGCACGGTGGAGCCCCGCGAGTTGCTGGCCCACCCGCTGATCACCATCGACTGGCGACCGAAGTTCGACTCACCGCCGTCCTGGGAGCAGTGGTTTGCCGATGCAGGTGTCGGCGAGGTGACCATCCGCAACTACCGGATCTATTCCCTCTCCTCCATGGCCATACAGGCGGCGATCGAGGAGCAAGGCATCGTCCTGGCGCAGTATTCGATGATCCGCAGGGACCTGGATAGCGGCCGCCTGGTCATTCCGTGCCTGCGTGCGCTGCCCATGCCGGCGGCGTATTACCTGACCTGGAATCAGAACAGTTTTCACCGTAGCCAGTGCCGGACTTTTCAACGCTGGCTGATCAATCAGGGGCGGGATCAGCAAGACGTGACCGACCAACTCCTGAAGCGAAATCAGTGA
- a CDS encoding YeiH family protein, producing the protein MLVLSRTQLPFGLLTGITGSLALAALAMWLSVSPVLHGSGIGILTLAMLLGLTVGNLVPGNVHRLAAAGVQLCKQPVLRVGVALYGFRLTVQQVQALGVQAFITDALLILSTISLAIWLGTRVLGMERGTAVLIGAGHAICGAAAILASAGVVKARNDQVAIAIACVVLFGTLGMLLYPWLFSVMPTLFGDSHGFGIFTGATLHEVAQVVAAAQAMDPQAAEAAVVTKLIRVLLLAPFLLGLGLWLSRKAGSGHGAAAVKVPLFVLGFIACMLINSCLELDQRLHQALISFDDLLLATAMAALGFSTRLVDLRKAGLKPLVLAAALTLQLMVVGGVLTVL; encoded by the coding sequence ATGCTTGTTCTCAGTCGTACTCAGCTTCCCTTCGGCCTGCTTACCGGCATCACCGGCAGCCTGGCCCTGGCAGCACTGGCCATGTGGCTGTCCGTCTCGCCAGTATTGCACGGCAGCGGTATCGGCATCCTGACCCTGGCAATGCTGCTGGGACTGACCGTCGGCAACCTGGTGCCTGGCAACGTTCACCGCCTGGCCGCCGCCGGTGTTCAGCTGTGCAAGCAACCGGTACTGCGCGTGGGCGTGGCGCTGTATGGCTTTCGCCTGACCGTGCAACAGGTGCAGGCCCTGGGCGTCCAGGCGTTCATCACCGATGCGTTGCTGATTCTCTCGACCATCAGCCTGGCCATCTGGCTGGGCACTCGCGTGCTGGGCATGGAGCGTGGCACTGCCGTACTGATCGGCGCCGGCCACGCCATTTGCGGCGCTGCGGCGATTCTGGCGAGCGCCGGCGTGGTCAAGGCGCGCAACGACCAGGTGGCCATTGCGATTGCCTGCGTGGTGCTGTTCGGCACCCTGGGCATGTTGCTCTACCCCTGGCTGTTCAGCGTGATGCCGACCCTGTTCGGCGATAGCCATGGCTTCGGCATTTTTACCGGCGCAACCCTGCATGAGGTGGCTCAGGTGGTTGCCGCAGCCCAGGCCATGGACCCGCAAGCCGCCGAGGCCGCCGTGGTGACCAAGTTGATCCGGGTGCTGCTGCTGGCGCCGTTTCTGCTGGGCCTGGGCCTCTGGCTGAGCCGCAAGGCCGGCAGCGGGCACGGTGCTGCCGCGGTAAAGGTGCCGCTGTTTGTACTGGGGTTTATCGCCTGCATGCTGATCAACTCGTGCCTGGAACTGGATCAGCGCCTGCATCAAGCGTTGATCAGCTTCGACGATCTGCTGCTGGCCACGGCCATGGCGGCACTGGGCTTCAGTACGCGCCTGGTCGACCTGCGCAAGGCAGGGCTCAAACCGCTGGTGCTGGCCGCCGCCTTGACGCTGCAGTTGATGGTGGTGGGCGGTGTGCTGACGGTTCTTTAG
- a CDS encoding LysR family transcriptional regulator, with protein MQCRITLKQLATFVAVADLGSVTRASKDLSLSQAAASMSLQDLEHQLGTRLFDRHGKRLVLNEHGRRFYPHAKSTLEGAQEAETLFQQQLTCHLRIGASTTIGAYLLPELLASFLAAEPQSRLELKVENTERIVESLCNFTIDVGFVEGPVQHPDIDVRPWREDDLVLIAAPGHPLTRLPRPDAQALASARWITREQGSGTRNMLEHLIGPWLGSPQQLLEVSNGEAIKRCVIAGAGIACVSRVMVGGELALGQLCTLPCPSGPLKRTLYRVIHKDKQPTRGLARFLEFCQSPVA; from the coding sequence ATGCAGTGCCGAATTACCCTCAAACAACTGGCTACCTTTGTTGCCGTCGCCGATCTTGGCAGCGTCACGCGAGCCAGCAAGGACCTGAGCCTGAGCCAGGCAGCCGCGAGCATGTCGCTTCAGGACCTCGAGCATCAGCTCGGCACCCGGCTGTTCGATCGCCATGGCAAGCGCCTGGTCCTCAACGAACACGGTCGACGTTTCTACCCCCACGCCAAGTCGACGCTCGAAGGTGCCCAGGAGGCCGAAACGCTGTTCCAGCAACAGCTGACCTGCCACCTGCGCATCGGCGCCAGCACGACCATTGGCGCCTACCTGCTGCCGGAACTGCTGGCCAGCTTCCTGGCTGCCGAGCCGCAGAGTCGCCTGGAACTCAAGGTCGAGAACACCGAGCGCATCGTCGAGTCGCTGTGCAACTTCACCATTGATGTCGGCTTCGTCGAAGGCCCGGTACAACACCCGGATATTGACGTGCGTCCCTGGCGCGAAGACGATCTGGTGCTGATTGCCGCGCCCGGCCATCCACTGACCCGCCTGCCCCGCCCCGATGCCCAGGCGTTGGCCAGCGCGCGCTGGATCACCCGCGAGCAAGGGTCAGGGACACGCAACATGCTCGAGCACCTGATCGGCCCGTGGCTGGGCAGCCCGCAGCAGTTGCTGGAGGTGTCCAATGGTGAAGCCATCAAGCGCTGCGTGATCGCCGGAGCCGGCATTGCCTGTGTTTCACGGGTAATGGTGGGCGGCGAACTTGCCCTGGGCCAGTTGTGCACCCTGCCCTGCCCCAGCGGCCCGCTCAAGCGCACCCTGTACCGGGTGATCCACAAGGACAAGCAGCCGACCCGCGGCCTGGCGCGTTTTCTAGAATTCTGCCAAAGCCCGGTGGCATAA
- a CDS encoding DUF1329 domain-containing protein has product MTMTLKKLPLALALLAACLQTPAYAKGTDAGQLDSRLNPMGGERAANADGSIPAWSGGLKPGSLAAASNGDYADPFAAQKPLMVISASNAGQYQDLLTPGQQAMLKRFPGYQLNVYPSERSAHMPTAVTAATRDNVAKVSLAESGYGLVGYQDGIPFPLPSEPLEVMWNHLARYVGHSVQREMASATVEANGSATLVTYQQSVHWRSAVSDLPEQENALYYSVIRALSPSRVAGEITMVHEPLNQVLEPRSAWQYIPGQRRVRRAPTVAYDTSARYSYGQLTSDGVGGFNGAPDRYEWKLLGKQERLIPYNSYKLASKSLKYTDILKPNSIDPQLVRYEKHRVWVVEATLKPGNRHVYGKRRFYIDEDTWQIASAEMYDSRGELWRMYENYPMQLADIEVPFPAMDATYDLISGRYTTNFMTNEYPQKMLFNALAKKEDYSPAALRRYGK; this is encoded by the coding sequence ATGACTATGACCCTGAAAAAACTGCCCCTGGCGCTTGCCTTGCTCGCGGCCTGCCTGCAAACACCGGCCTATGCCAAAGGCACCGATGCCGGCCAGCTCGACAGCCGCCTCAACCCCATGGGCGGTGAGCGTGCGGCCAACGCCGACGGTAGCATTCCCGCCTGGTCCGGGGGCCTCAAACCCGGCAGCCTGGCGGCCGCCAGCAACGGTGACTATGCCGACCCGTTTGCCGCGCAAAAGCCGCTGATGGTGATCAGCGCAAGCAATGCCGGGCAGTACCAGGACCTGTTGACCCCGGGTCAGCAGGCGATGCTCAAGCGCTTTCCCGGCTACCAGCTCAACGTCTACCCGAGCGAACGCAGCGCCCATATGCCGACCGCGGTGACGGCCGCGACCCGTGACAACGTCGCCAAGGTCAGCCTGGCCGAGTCGGGGTATGGCCTGGTCGGTTATCAGGACGGCATCCCGTTCCCGCTGCCGAGCGAACCGCTGGAGGTGATGTGGAACCACCTGGCGCGATACGTCGGCCACTCGGTGCAACGCGAGATGGCCTCGGCAACGGTGGAAGCCAACGGCAGCGCGACCCTGGTCACGTATCAGCAGTCGGTGCACTGGCGCTCGGCGGTCAGCGACCTGCCGGAGCAGGAAAACGCCCTGTACTACAGCGTGATCCGCGCCCTGAGCCCGTCGCGGGTAGCCGGGGAAATCACCATGGTCCATGAACCGCTCAACCAGGTTCTGGAGCCCCGCAGCGCCTGGCAGTACATCCCTGGCCAGCGCCGTGTGCGTCGGGCGCCGACCGTGGCCTACGACACCAGTGCGCGCTACAGCTATGGGCAACTGACCAGCGACGGCGTCGGCGGCTTCAACGGTGCCCCGGATCGCTATGAGTGGAAGTTGCTCGGCAAGCAGGAGCGCTTGATCCCCTACAACAGCTACAAACTGGCCAGCAAGTCGCTCAAGTACACTGACATCCTCAAGCCCAACAGCATCGATCCACAGCTGGTGCGCTATGAGAAACACCGCGTCTGGGTGGTGGAGGCGACACTCAAGCCAGGCAACCGCCACGTCTACGGCAAGCGCCGCTTCTACATCGACGAAGACACCTGGCAGATCGCAAGTGCCGAAATGTACGACAGCCGTGGCGAGCTGTGGCGCATGTACGAAAACTACCCGATGCAACTGGCCGATATCGAGGTGCCGTTCCCGGCCATGGATGCCACCTATGACCTGATTTCCGGGCGCTACACCACCAACTTCATGACCAATGAATACCCGCAGAAAATGCTCTTCAACGCCCTGGCGAAAAAAGAGGACTACAGCCCGGCGGCACTGCGGCGCTACGGCAAATAA
- a CDS encoding DUF1302 domain-containing protein → MKNTLLRLAPYPRCLLAGSVALALSACSEAWGTTFEVNDDWSLTTNTTLTLGSSWALRNAAPGLLYAPDAASIGKHGEGIDTNGDDGRLNFKKHDPISQVFKGLTDFDLNDGSQGAFIRFKYWYDHALETGDGDFKKFDDSSYPDLAKFQGFQTLDAYVWKDFDVAGKALNVKFGKQVLSWGEALFFQNGINAINPLDVSAFNRPGVELKEGQLPVEMLSFNLGLSDTLSLEGFYQYNFRPSVLDGCGTFFQAADFAPEGCGPIIAAVSGDRTTANALASGTFIARGPSDYPHDGGQYGLAVRKVLESLDDAELGLYYANYHSRFASFNGTAVAAPGLSNFKTASYNSVYPEDIRLFGISLSGVVGGTAVFGELSFRPNQPLGFNGNDTVQYLLRSPNTPFTAPGVAPALGAPIEGYERKPVSQFSLGATDTVANVLGANRLALAAEAAVNHIGDLGDERFGRGGAYGRSELSTGAYNPANPASFCVSPGTANLDAGQIANLNSDNCNANRGFFTDWSWGYRLRGALSYEGVLPSTVITPSVNFRHDVDGYGPNFQEGQKAVGLSLMFEYRNDYSLEFAYNDFFGSNDFTTLDDRDFASVNLKVSF, encoded by the coding sequence ATGAAAAACACGTTGTTGCGCCTTGCCCCTTATCCGCGCTGCCTGCTGGCAGGGAGTGTGGCGTTGGCACTGTCGGCGTGCTCCGAGGCCTGGGGCACGACCTTTGAGGTCAATGACGATTGGTCACTGACCACCAACACCACGCTGACTCTGGGTTCGAGCTGGGCCCTGCGCAACGCCGCCCCCGGCCTGTTGTACGCGCCGGATGCGGCCAGCATCGGCAAGCACGGGGAGGGCATCGATACCAACGGCGACGATGGCCGGCTGAACTTCAAGAAGCACGACCCGATCTCGCAGGTGTTCAAGGGGCTGACCGATTTCGACCTCAATGACGGTAGCCAGGGCGCCTTCATCCGCTTCAAGTACTGGTATGACCATGCCCTGGAAACCGGCGATGGCGACTTCAAGAAGTTCGACGACTCCAGCTACCCGGACCTGGCCAAGTTCCAGGGTTTTCAGACCCTGGATGCCTATGTCTGGAAAGACTTCGATGTCGCCGGCAAGGCACTGAACGTCAAGTTCGGCAAGCAGGTGCTGAGCTGGGGTGAGGCACTGTTCTTCCAGAACGGTATCAATGCCATCAACCCGCTGGACGTGTCGGCGTTCAACCGCCCCGGGGTCGAGCTCAAGGAGGGCCAGCTGCCGGTCGAGATGCTGTCGTTCAACCTTGGCCTGAGCGATACCCTGAGCCTGGAGGGCTTCTACCAGTACAACTTTCGTCCCTCCGTGCTCGACGGCTGTGGCACGTTTTTCCAGGCCGCCGATTTTGCCCCTGAAGGCTGCGGGCCGATCATTGCCGCCGTCAGTGGCGATCGCACCACGGCCAATGCCCTGGCGAGCGGTACCTTCATTGCGCGGGGGCCGAGTGACTATCCCCATGACGGCGGCCAGTACGGCCTGGCTGTGCGCAAGGTGCTGGAGAGCCTGGACGATGCCGAGCTTGGGCTGTACTACGCCAACTACCACAGCCGTTTTGCCTCGTTCAACGGCACGGCCGTCGCGGCGCCCGGCCTGAGCAATTTCAAGACCGCCAGCTACAACTCGGTGTACCCCGAGGATATCCGCCTGTTCGGCATCAGCCTGAGCGGCGTGGTCGGTGGCACGGCGGTATTCGGTGAGTTGAGTTTTCGCCCCAACCAGCCGTTGGGTTTCAACGGCAACGATACCGTGCAGTACCTGCTGCGCAGCCCCAATACGCCGTTCACGGCACCGGGCGTGGCACCCGCGCTGGGGGCACCGATCGAGGGGTATGAGCGCAAGCCGGTCAGCCAGTTCTCCCTCGGGGCCACCGACACCGTCGCCAACGTGCTCGGCGCCAACCGCCTGGCCCTGGCGGCGGAGGCGGCGGTCAACCATATCGGCGACCTGGGCGATGAGCGCTTTGGTCGCGGTGGCGCCTACGGTCGCAGCGAGCTGAGCACCGGCGCCTACAACCCGGCCAACCCGGCCAGCTTCTGCGTTTCGCCGGGCACCGCCAACCTGGATGCCGGGCAGATCGCCAACCTCAACAGCGACAACTGCAATGCCAATCGCGGCTTCTTCACCGACTGGTCCTGGGGTTATCGCCTGCGCGGTGCGCTGAGTTATGAGGGCGTGCTGCCGTCCACCGTGATCACCCCGAGCGTCAACTTTCGCCATGACGTGGACGGCTATGGCCCCAACTTCCAGGAAGGACAAAAGGCCGTCGGCCTTTCGCTGATGTTCGAGTACCGCAACGACTACTCGCTGGAGTTCGCCTACAACGACTTCTTCGGCTCGAACGATTTCACCACCCTCGACGATCGCGACTTCGCCTCAGTCAACTTAAAGGTGAGCTTCTGA
- a CDS encoding MFS transporter → MTSVAEHNPALAGDTAAQALKTTYRKIIWRLLPFLFLAYVINSIDRINISFAKLRMSEDLLLSDAAYGLGAAAFFVGYLLFEVPSNLYMQRVGARRTITRIMILWGLVTMATSLVSSPHQLYAARFFLGVAEAGFFPGVILYLTYWFPAARRGRITSIFIMAGIFAGIVSGPLAGWIMTHFHGWYGLRDWQALFVFEGIPAVLLGLFAWFWLDDKPQQVKWLSDREKAIVAAQLAAEQVDTAARHGSFRQLLRDPRVLMAGMVFFCIYSGTNTVAYWMPTLIQGFGLSDIRHIGLISSLPYIVALVAMYLLGRSSDRHLERRWHLASTMLVGAGCFVLLGVFQGNLMLSVLFMSLGAGACLSAVPLFWTIPPSYLSSAGAAAGIALISSLGGIAAMVSPVLVGSIKASTGSLYIAFDVIAGLLVLGSLILLLGIPARLLRVHRS, encoded by the coding sequence ATGACCAGTGTGGCCGAACACAACCCGGCGCTTGCCGGCGATACGGCAGCCCAGGCGCTGAAGACGACCTATCGCAAGATCATCTGGCGCCTGCTGCCGTTTCTGTTTCTTGCCTATGTGATCAACTCGATCGACCGCATCAACATCTCCTTCGCCAAGCTGCGCATGAGCGAAGACCTGCTGCTCAGCGATGCGGCCTACGGCCTGGGTGCGGCAGCGTTCTTTGTCGGTTACCTGCTGTTCGAGGTGCCGAGCAACCTGTACATGCAGCGCGTCGGTGCGCGCCGCACCATCACCCGGATCATGATCCTGTGGGGGCTGGTGACCATGGCCACCAGCCTGGTCAGCAGCCCGCACCAGCTGTACGCCGCGCGGTTCTTTCTCGGGGTGGCCGAAGCCGGGTTCTTCCCCGGGGTGATTCTGTACCTGACCTACTGGTTTCCGGCCGCGCGGCGGGGGCGGATCACCTCGATCTTCATCATGGCCGGGATTTTCGCCGGGATCGTCAGCGGCCCGCTGGCCGGCTGGATCATGACCCACTTTCACGGCTGGTACGGGCTGCGTGACTGGCAGGCCCTGTTTGTCTTCGAGGGCATCCCGGCGGTGCTGCTGGGCCTGTTCGCCTGGTTCTGGCTGGACGACAAGCCGCAGCAGGTGAAGTGGCTGAGCGACCGGGAAAAGGCCATCGTCGCCGCACAACTGGCCGCCGAGCAGGTCGATACGGCGGCGCGCCACGGCTCGTTCCGCCAGCTGCTGCGTGATCCACGGGTGCTGATGGCGGGCATGGTGTTCTTCTGCATCTACTCGGGCACCAACACGGTGGCGTACTGGATGCCCACGCTGATCCAGGGCTTTGGCCTGAGCGACATTCGCCACATCGGCCTGATCAGCAGCCTGCCGTACATCGTCGCGCTGGTGGCCATGTACCTGCTGGGGCGCAGCTCCGACCGCCACCTGGAGCGGCGCTGGCACCTGGCCTCGACCATGCTGGTGGGCGCTGGATGCTTCGTGCTGCTGGGTGTATTCCAGGGCAACCTGATGCTCTCGGTGCTGTTCATGAGCCTGGGGGCGGGCGCCTGCCTGTCCGCGGTTCCGCTGTTCTGGACCATTCCGCCGTCCTACCTGTCCAGTGCCGGCGCCGCTGCCGGGATCGCGCTGATCAGCAGCCTGGGCGGTATCGCGGCGATGGTCAGCCCGGTGCTGGTGGGCAGCATCAAGGCCAGTACCGGCAGCCTGTACATCGCCTTCGATGTGATCGCCGGGCTGCTGGTACTGGGTTCACTGATCCTGCTGCTGGGTATCCCGGCCAGGTTGCTGCGCGTACACCGTAGCTGA
- a CDS encoding carboxymuconolactone decarboxylase family protein, whose protein sequence is MTDTPKYNALRAAGVFDASLDSLAQWAPQWTEQYMDLVEDGHTNEVLEPKLVALIRLNIDVTATHLYAPGVRRHVRNALRLGASRAEILEVFKLASVVGIHACALGVPILEEALAAAGMEDDTVSPGATPVCDQVRANGMFNPLWETLYRWDPQYLEKFLGMGLGLWQDGILPPLWIEFLCIAGDATVTHMYGHGTRRHIEAALQLGATREQILQVLKIVSLQGIEACELGVPMLDEALHSLAK, encoded by the coding sequence ATGACCGATACCCCGAAATACAATGCCCTGCGCGCCGCCGGTGTCTTCGACGCGTCGCTGGACAGCCTGGCGCAGTGGGCGCCGCAGTGGACCGAGCAGTACATGGACCTGGTCGAGGACGGCCACACCAACGAGGTGCTCGAGCCAAAGCTCGTGGCCTTGATTCGCCTGAACATCGACGTGACCGCCACCCATCTGTACGCGCCGGGTGTGCGCCGCCATGTACGCAATGCCTTGCGCCTGGGCGCCAGCCGGGCAGAGATTCTGGAAGTGTTCAAACTCGCCAGCGTCGTCGGTATCCATGCCTGTGCGCTGGGCGTACCGATTCTTGAAGAGGCGCTGGCGGCGGCGGGCATGGAAGATGACACGGTTTCGCCCGGTGCTACGCCGGTGTGCGACCAGGTACGTGCCAACGGCATGTTCAACCCCTTGTGGGAAACCCTGTATCGCTGGGATCCACAGTACCTGGAGAAGTTTCTCGGCATGGGCCTGGGGCTCTGGCAGGACGGTATCCTGCCGCCGTTGTGGATCGAGTTCCTGTGCATCGCCGGCGATGCCACGGTGACCCATATGTACGGCCACGGCACCCGCCGGCACATCGAGGCGGCGCTGCAGCTGGGCGCCACCCGCGAGCAGATCCTGCAGGTGCTGAAAATCGTCAGCCTGCAAGGCATCGAAGCCTGCGAGCTGGGTGTGCCGATGCTGGACGAGGCGTTGCACAGCCTTGCCAAGTGA